DNA sequence from the Peromyscus eremicus chromosome 7, PerEre_H2_v1, whole genome shotgun sequence genome:
ttgggtttgatacccagcaccatataaatcagatgtggtgtcacatgcctaaAATCACAGCAaccaagagacagagaaggataACTTCCAGATGACCCTTGGTTAaacagtgagtttgagggcagccagggctacaggaaaccctgtcacaaaatgaaacaaaacaccctcatatatatatacatatatatatggtacCTGTCTCAAAAGTAGTTTGGGAGctagtggtggagcacttgtaatcccagtgctggctgaggcaggaggatggagagttggAGCTTGGCCTGGGTTGTTCAAGGAGATCCAGTTTCAAGTCTCTTCTCTGAACTATTGAATGAGAGCATATATTTTATGTTTCGAACAAAAGCCAATGGTTTAAAGAATTCACCACTTACTTGGtcgtggtggtacaagcctttaatcccagctctcaggaggtagaggcaggcagatctctcagagttcaaggccagcctggtctacatggtgagttccaggagagccaaggctatacagagaagtcttgtctcaaacaaacaagcaagcaagcaaacaaacaagaatgccTCACTTCTTTGATTCCCTCCTTTCATTgattttccttgttttaaaatcaattaattaataattaataatattattgGGTGGGGGTTGCTGAGGCAGGGTCCCATTATATATAgtacaggctagcctgggatttGAGCTACTCCTGCCTAAACCCCTTGAGTGTTGGGACTACAggcttgtagcccaggctagctttgaactcacggcAGTCCCACTGGCTTTGCCTCCCAGTTTCTGGTATTatatgcatgcaccaccatgcccacttcAAAACGTGGCTTTTTGAGGTACAATTCACAGACCCTCACATCCACACATTTTCAGTAAAGTTACTGAGATAGCCAACCATgtaccttccctccctctctttttctctctcccttcctctctctctctttgtcctgtttttgagacagagtcttattctgtagcctagtctggcccagaattcactatgtagtccaggctgatcgtgaattcatggcaatccccctgcctcagcctctcgagtgctgggatttcaagcacGTACCAGCACGGCCTGCTTACGAGTTATCTCCTTGTCCTTACTTAGGTCACCGTGTTCTCCTTTCAAGCCCCTTTTTCTCGTTGGTTGCTTCTGAGCTTTTGGAATGACTACAGCCATGGGTAAAGGCGGCTCTGCAGGGCCTGAGTTACTTCTTCCCAGGATGGGAGAGGTACAGCTTTGCTACGGGAGGGTAGTGGACTCTGCCTCACCTGAGCAGAGAACCTGTGAATGTTTCCCCCGTCCTCAGTTCCATCCAGATGGACATCCTGGTAGCCGGATGTCACTCCGTTAatcccctccagccctccctctccaCCCTCAGGGCTCAGACAGAGCTCCACCTCTCACTGCTGCTCACCTGGGCAATCTCAGCAACCCATGTTTCTACCTCCAAAAGGCAGAGTACTTAACGTTTTAAAGACTGAGTATTAAATATAAACGAAACTAGGAAACGTAGCACCAGGAACTCCCCAGTACCTGTCATCCAGCTTCACCCCTGCTCCAACTCTCTACCACTGCCCTGTGCTGCCCTCCTCCTGGGGGTTATTTTGAAAAGAACCCTGTTTATCACAAGACTTCATCCATTCTAGAAATCTCCCACAGCGGCACACGACCCCAcatccctttccctccctctcccggGTGTCTAGCTCAGGCTGGATTCTACCTCAAAAGCACTCCGATTACAGGTGtctatcaccatgcccagtttatatgGTACTGGGTATTGACCCTGGGTCCTtgagcatgctagacaagcatttcACTcgctgagccccagccccagcccacatAAACACATTTCATGCCTGTGACCAAATGCCTGTCTTTTAAGGCAATCCCTGAGGTCGAGTGCAGTCTAACTTTTACTAATGATGGTGACAGCCCACCTTTGTGGACCAGCAGCCTAGTCTAAGTTGTTATTCTCTTCCCTCGAGACTGAACGGGACCTAACAGTGTCAAGCTAACAGGGCACCGCAGGAGCGATGATGTGTCTTCCCCGGATTAGTTAACAGAACTGttttggcctccatcttggactCTTCTTACTCTATGGGAAGCTGGCTGCCATGTTGAAAGCCAGCATGTAGGGAAATCCACAtggtgaggacagtgaggactgAGGCCCTCAGTGTGACAGCAGCCATGTGAATGAATGTCCAAGCAGGTCCTCCCTTAGCCGGGACCTGGCATGTGACTGCAGGCCCCGCTGATAGAACTGCAGCTTCATGAGTGACTTGAACCACAGGCACCCGGAGATGCTGTGAGCTGACAAACCTTTGTCGGGCATTGGGCTTTGAGTGCACCCTAGAGTATTGGGTGTTTTCACACGGTTTCCgactggtggtgctgtttgggaaaaGGCTGTGGGACCTTTAGGAGGCAATGCCTCCCTGGATGAAGTAGGCCACTAGGGTGAGATTAGAAGTTTTATAGCCCTGCTTCACctcctgttcactctctgcttcctgactgtggaggtGATGTGACCGTTGCCTCCCACTAATGCTGCCATGGCTTCCCTGCCATCGTGGACTGTATCCCCTCGAACTATAAGCCCAAGTAAACCCTCTCTGCTTGCTCCTTCAGGTATTTTGGTtccaacaatgagaaaagtaactaatacatgggGTGAGGTAAATGTGCTCTGGGGTAATTTATTACATAGCAATACAGAGCTAACACAGCCAGCCTCTTTGAGCACCTAGCTCAAAGACTACTGGGTACTTGTGCATGATCTCTTAAATGTCACAGCTGTTGGAAAAGTCAGGAAACTCACTCAGTCCCAGCCGGAAAATTGCAGAGCCAGTATTCACACACAGAGGGCCATACAACCAATTACTCTTCCAGCTGCATCAGGCCAAGGGCCTGGCACAGAGCAGGCATCCCATACTGCCAGCTCAGCTGAGCTCTGTTGGCATGTGGGCCTGGGGGTATAGATTGAATGGAGATGACTTCAGAGGGCATGGTCAAGAACGGCTCAGCTCCAGCTCTCCCAGAATGGGCTTGCATCCCTTCTAGACGGTACAAAAAGCCTTTCATAGACCTCCAGCCTCTTCCACCGAGGCAGGAAACACACAGACCATCAAGCAGGAATGCAAGGCAGGCTCTGATGATGAGGCCTAGCTGGATCCTGTTTGTCGGTAATTTACAATCCTCAGAACAACACCTGACAGTAACACCCCGTGGTGGATTCATGAGGAGATGTTCAACCCCTGTGCTGGTGAATCTGAGGTTAGAGGGGCACAGATCTTTCTGACTTCTCAGACTCTATTCACTGAGGTCAGAGGCAAAGGAAGCCAACCACACACTACTTACAGAATTTGCCACTGAAAGAAAAATGTCCCAGAATAGACCTGGCTTCCAAGCCCGAAGCTCATAGTGGTAACAGAAAGGCCTGGCTCTTCCTGAGCTGCGGGAGAGACCCTGCACCTTACCTCGTTTTCTGTCCTGGGTGGGACATTTTCTAATAAATCTATGCCATTCACGACAACACTCTTCTTTTCTCGGATGGGGGCCTTAAACACCACTTTTGAAGACTTCTTATAGCCTTCCTTCAAAGACATCAGCACAGGATCTAGGAAGGCAAGGGAGACAGTGTCACATAACAGGTCGGACTGTAGAGTGAGGGAGCCTCACTGCATTGAGCTGGctgtgtgggagggaggggacatCTGGACGGGGTGGGGATCATGCAGAGGAGGCTGGGTGAGCTAGGGAATGGTAAAGCCTGCAGCCTCTTGGGCTCTTCTGTGGTGCCTGCCTGCTGAGGTACCTCGGTTGATGCCTCCCAGCCATTCATCTGGGGTCAGAGCTGGCTCCGTGCCTGGGGTCATGGGGTAAATGTCTTCTTGGTAGGAATCTGACTGcatgaaggaggaagaagagaaaggatatcTGGGGACTGCTGGGAAAGCCCTTCCCACCCAGCCAGGCACACCTCTGTGCTGTCACTGCCCTCCTCAGGCCTCCCATCTAGAACTGTCCCCTTTTTCGCAAACCAACCACCCCCACCCGAGAGTGTCCTCCACCCTCTACCCCAAGTGGAGCCTGAATATTCTAGTCTGCGACACCTCTTTTATCTGGGTCCCTCTTGGCTTCTGGTTAGTAAGATTCAGCATGGGGCCCTttgcagcccagcccagccccactcACCCTCCGGGGCACAATCATGGAGATAGGCTCAATCAGGCCCTTGAGTGTCACCAGCTTGTAGAAACGGAACACCTCACAGGCGGACACATCCAACCCATGCTTGGGCATGACGCCTACGGAGAGATGCATGGCTTTGTGGGGATCTCTTTGTCCCTGCTCACTGCCTGATGTTCTCAGGAAGAAAGCAGGGCAACGATCCATCCAGGACAGAAGGTGGCCATGATGTCTTGAGTCAGCCTCTGACTCTAGATGGtcacttctttgtgtgtgtgtgtgtgtgtgtgtggggtgccaTGGGCAGAGTCAAGATCacgtatctcaggctggcctcaaactcaacatatAAAGGTGTAGCAAGGCTGCAGGGCCAGGACCTTCTGGGGTGACCTGTCTTCCCTAAGCCCTAGGTCTCAGTCTGCAGAGGACAAAATGGAGGGCAAAGCCATCCCCCACTCATCCAGAGGTTTCAATACAGCCTAAGAGAGGGCGTCCGTTGTTTATCTTCTAGAACCAGCAGTACATGTGTGTTTCACTAGCCGTGATGTCCCCAACAGCTTTATCTCCTGAACAGAAGGAGGCGGGGCAGCATAGTACTAAGAACTCAGCCTGGGGTTTCACAAACTGGGTTTGAACTGGGACTCTTTTCCCAGTCAGGAGTCCTCGGGTGAGTCACTAACTCTGAACTTTTTGGTTCTTCGAGCAGAAACAGCCCTGTGTGAGGTCATCAGAGAATGAGGCACAAGACGATTGGCACTTGTCTGGCAGCATGACAAGGGCAGGCAGCACACATGTCTCTCCTgtgatgtgagtgtgagtgagggTCTAGGTCTTTCCCACTGGAGTGGAAGCTGCTCTTCCAAACAGAATTCTAGAATGCCCTCCCTCCCAcatagctctctttctctctttttcttcattgagacagggtctcggtTCACAGCCCctaatctggccttgaactcacagtcttcTGCTTCCCTCTTTGAGTTCTAGGATCCTAGGAAAATGGTGAACTTCTACCTGCTCTGCTGGGCCGGGCCAGGGCTGCAGCTTGGGGCTGGAGTCCTGGCTTCcaagccactgagccaccttgtaCCATGCGAGTCCCACTGTGGAGTGAGTCTTACCCGTGTCCTGCAGGCTGCTGCTGGGCAGAGATGGCCAAGCTAGTGCCATGAGTGACAGCGGGCTACAGGGGCAGCTGACCGGCTGAAGCAGCATCTGTGGGTCCCATTCCCACCTGGCCATGGAGTGCGGCTTTGGAGTCTGACTACTGTGTAAAGGGGAATATGACGCACAAGCCAACGCCGTCTCCCGTTCTGCACAGAGCAGCCCTGCAGCCTCTTTGAATGCTAGGATCCTGGGAAACCCTCTGGGTCCTTACCTAGGCCtttctgtggggctggggagcGGAACTCCATGAGGTAGCTCAGGTAGGGCTTCTCCGTGCTGATCTCATAGTACCGGATGTTTCCATCCCCCTGCGGGTAGCAGAGAGGCAATGAGGATGGAGGACAGGGTCCAGCAAACCCAGCCCCAAGGGGCTATGGAAAAGAGCTGCCCTTGTGCCTCAGAGGTGGCCAGGAGACCAAGGAGACCTGCAGTTTAGACCTTGGTAGCTCTTCTGGAGGCAGGGGTGGAGATGGGAtggtgtgtatgtgatatgtatgtatgtgtgctcacggtgtgtgtctgtatggtgtATGAGATCTGGGTGATAttgtgtgcagtgtgtatgtgtgtggcatgaGTACAGTGTGGTATGTTTGTATAGTGTATATATGCTGGGATGTATAAGTTGtgatgtgtggtatgtatgtgatATGGCatgtatgtatggtatgtgtggtgtggtgtgtggtttGTATGCactgtggtatgtatgtatggtcTGTGTGACATGTACGTATGGTGTGGTGTATAGCATATATTGTGGTATGTATGTACAATACAGTCAGTATGTATGGaacgtgtgtggtgtgtacactgtatgTGCAGTGTGGTGTGGTTGGTTTTAtcgtgtacacacagtttttctGACGAGGCCATATTCAAAGATCTCCTGACAGGTGTTTCACCTTCTGCCCCTGGTCACTGTCTACATGTCAGGGTTAGATCTTTATTCCTCCATGCCAGCTTGTCTTGTAAGGAGTTCTCAGTCACCAACATTTCAGTGAAAACGAGAGAGGTGTAGATGGAAGTGGTAAGAGCCGGGGCTGGACTGGCTCATGGGAAGCCACAAAGGTTAGGTTGGTTTTCTTAGGGGTAAGGCAAGAGTGAAGTTCTAATGGGGACTGGAGCCCCCCACTAACTGGCAGCCCTCCCTCAACCCACTACCTTTCCAGCCAGGTAGAGCATGTGGGTGTCAGCATCATAGAATGGGAAGAGGAGGCCGGAGAGCCCATCAATTTCCTCCTCGATCATCGGCATGGACAGGTCCTCCTGTGGGGAGCAGGGTGTCAGTCAGTCTGCAGTTAGGAGGAGGGCACGTCTCCTTCCCACATCCCAGCACAGCCCCTTCTTTTGAAGACTCCCCAAGATGCTGAAAAGACATGGGTTCAAAGGAAGGCTGGAAGTATCTTGCAGGTGGGCAAGGCATTGTCTGGAAGCCTGTCTGGTCCCAGGCTCCATCTCCTGAGGTCTCTGTCCGATCCTTACTGGTGATGCCATAAGAGGCTGACTGTGCTACCAGGGACCTGGCTTTCTGAGGACCCAGCTGGCCACTCCTGCTTCTCACCTCGTGGCCTTCTAGCCCACTCCCACTCTACCTGTAGAACCATAGGAAGCTCTCCTCGGGGCACAGCTAGGATGCGACTGGAAGGACCCGAGGAATGGGTTTCTGTCCTCTGTGTCGCTGAGAACAGAAAATGGGCCTGTCCTCAAGCCACACAGGGCGTTGGCATTCACTTCAGCACTCACCGCTGCCCTCCAGGCCTGGTCACTGGCCCATTAGACTGCTCTGGCAGAGGGGGAGGTGGGTGAGAGGACACGGGAGGGGACTGCACAAGGGTGCTCACCATCCTACAGACCCAGCCGGAGACCAGCCAGGCCTGCTGGATGGTGCAGCTGGAATATAGGCACGGATACATGCCAATGGGCATGGAGCTGGGGCAGTGGAGCTAAGCTGAGCTGTTTGTAAAGGGAAAAACGATGACTCAGTTGCTTGGGGGCTCTAGGGGCCCCAGAGCATGGTGTGGGTGCTTATTTAAATGTATGCCCATGTCCAGGAGGTTTGTGAGCACCATCTAAGCCCCACCTGAGGTGGCCCTGTCCCGTCCACTCTCCACACAGGATGGGCCAGGGTGAAGACTTTCGGAAACACCACTTTCTTGGTCTCTTCCCCCACATGGGCTTCATCCCAGCCCTTTTCTAGTACATTCTCTGTCCACCTGCATGGAGGCCCCAGGCACCCATACCACAGACTTCACTCTACCCTTGCCCCATCTGGAAATCAGAGGTCCCGGGAGCTCAGATCTAGGCTGCCTGCCCCTCCAAGCCATCCTGCTGCATCCCTGCGGCTGACCTGGTCCCAGAGGGCGATCTGTCTTGTGTTCCACCTGGAGACCCCTGTCGTGAGGAGCCGCTTCATGTTGCCCAGGAACACTACCCGATTCACTCTGTGGTTTTTGCAGTTTGCCTCCTGGTGGGGACAGAGACCATAGGTGAGCCAGGACCCTCAGCACGTGGTTCTGAGGAGAGCGGAATGGGATGGCAGTTCCCCCAAGAAACCCGTGGAATTAGGAAGCATTACCCAGAGCAGCGGGAACAGGGAAGGGCTAGGTTAACCTTCACTATCCTCCTCAGGGGACTACATCAAGGACTGTCGCCATGGCATTTCTTTTAACCCACACAACATCTCCTGGAAAGAATcatcccatcctcctgcctttgtcttcagatgctgggatcccaggcatgtaccaccatgcacaGTTTCagacagtgctggggatcaaacccaggtctttgtgcATGGTGGGCAAGCTGTCTATCAACTGCTCCTTCTTAACCAAGGAGGAGCATGGTGTCCCCTGTCCTGCCTATCCATATTTTCCATCTTCCAGAGCCGTACGGTTGCCATGTAGTGAGAACTCAAGAAACCGTCATTGGTTATTCCCAAATAGCACTCAGTGCTTTTAATCTGAGACTCAGGGACTAACCTCACCACCAGACTCCCCACGTGGAGCCATCTGTGGACCTGGACCTGTGTGCCGTTTGCCCCAGGATCATCCTGTGCAGGTGGCTGGGCAGTGAGTCCAAAGTCCCCTCCCTCCGTACCCATGATGAGACTTGGTTAACCCCCTGGGACTCAGGGACAGAAGGCCTATTGCGGCAGGCTGAAGAATCCCATTTAGAGGAGAGGTCACTGTGCAGGAAAGAGTCCTCTGGTTCCTTTCCACCCATAACAAATCAGAAGTCCTAGAGGCTGAGAACGGCCCTAAGCCGACAGGCTGACCAGCAGGTGTGGGTAGGGTGCATGAGCAGGGCTCCAGCACAATCCCTTTCCCCCACAGACCCCAACACCTCCTCCCCGTCAACAAAATGTAGAGCTCCACCTGCAGCACCCGGCCGGAGCGGGGTTCAATCACACGGAGCTTCTTATCCTTGCACGTGGTGGTGAGCAGGCTGCCATCTGTGTTGAAGGACATGCAGAGGATCACGTCTGTGTGGCAGTCAATCATTTTCACTGGCTCGCCTATGTCCAGGTTCCAGATGAGGACCTGTGGAGGCAGACATGCAGGAGGTAAAGTCGGCGGCGGCGGCTGTGGTCCCGGGTGCCTGTCCTCCACCCACACCAACAGACCCTGGCAGGAGCTGCCTGCACATGGCCTGGACTATGTTGGGAGGCAGGCACACTGTCAAGGGTTCTGTTCAGAGAGGCAGATGCAGCTCAACTACACTCCGGTGTTCGTCATCACCCTGACAGGATCTACAAATCACCTAGACGACAAGGGAGTTTTTGGACTGGCTTAGCTGAGGTGGGAAGCCCTTCCTCACATGGACAGCACCACTCCATGGGCTGCAGTTGAATAAaaagcaccagcattcatctctctgcttcctgaccacagaCGCAGTGTGAGCAGCGGCCTCATGCTTCTGCTATCATGGCGGACTAgaccctccaactgtgagcccaaacaatCCCTTCCTTAAATCGCTTCTTGTTAGGTATTTGGTCACAACAGCCAGAAAAATAACCAACATATATCCACTGATATCCCCCAA
Encoded proteins:
- the Coro2b gene encoding coronin-2B isoform X2, translated to MSLSLMSWRPQYRSSKFRNVYGKVANREHCFDGIPITKNVHDNHFCAVNARFLAIVTESAGGGSFLVIPLEQTGRIEPNYPKVCGHQGNVLDIKWNPFIDNIIASCSEDTSVRIWEIPEGGLKRNMTEALLELHGHSRRVGLVEWHPTTNNILFSAGYDYKVLIWNLDIGEPVKMIDCHTDVILCMSFNTDGSLLTTTCKDKKLRVIEPRSGRVLQEANCKNHRVNRVVFLGNMKRLLTTGVSRWNTRQIALWDQEDLSMPMIEEEIDGLSGLLFPFYDADTHMLYLAGKGDGNIRYYEISTEKPYLSYLMEFRSPAPQKGLGVMPKHGLDVSACEVFRFYKLVTLKGLIEPISMIVPRRSDSYQEDIYPMTPGTEPALTPDEWLGGINRDPVLMSLKEGYKKSSKVVFKAPIREKKSVVVNGIDLLENVPPRTENELLRMFFRQQDEIRRLKEELAQKDIRLRQLQLELKNLRNNPKNC
- the Coro2b gene encoding coronin-2B isoform X3; the encoded protein is MMSWRPQYRSSKFRNVYGKVANREHCFDGIPITKNVHDNHFCAVNARFLAIVTESAGGGSFLVIPLEQTGRIEPNYPKVCGHQGNVLDIKWNPFIDNIIASCSEDTSVRIWEIPEGGLKRNMTEALLELHGHSRRVGLVEWHPTTNNILFSAGYDYKVLIWNLDIGEPVKMIDCHTDVILCMSFNTDGSLLTTTCKDKKLRVIEPRSGRVLQEANCKNHRVNRVVFLGNMKRLLTTGVSRWNTRQIALWDQEDLSMPMIEEEIDGLSGLLFPFYDADTHMLYLAGKGDGNIRYYEISTEKPYLSYLMEFRSPAPQKGLGVMPKHGLDVSACEVFRFYKLVTLKGLIEPISMIVPRRSDSYQEDIYPMTPGTEPALTPDEWLGGINRDPVLMSLKEGYKKSSKVVFKAPIREKKSVVVNGIDLLENVPPRTENELLRMFFRQQDEIRRLKEELAQKDIRLRQLQLELKNLRNNPKNC
- the Coro2b gene encoding coronin-2B isoform X1 encodes the protein MNSQPKLASVGPLQMSWRPQYRSSKFRNVYGKVANREHCFDGIPITKNVHDNHFCAVNARFLAIVTESAGGGSFLVIPLEQTGRIEPNYPKVCGHQGNVLDIKWNPFIDNIIASCSEDTSVRIWEIPEGGLKRNMTEALLELHGHSRRVGLVEWHPTTNNILFSAGYDYKVLIWNLDIGEPVKMIDCHTDVILCMSFNTDGSLLTTTCKDKKLRVIEPRSGRVLQEANCKNHRVNRVVFLGNMKRLLTTGVSRWNTRQIALWDQEDLSMPMIEEEIDGLSGLLFPFYDADTHMLYLAGKGDGNIRYYEISTEKPYLSYLMEFRSPAPQKGLGVMPKHGLDVSACEVFRFYKLVTLKGLIEPISMIVPRRSDSYQEDIYPMTPGTEPALTPDEWLGGINRDPVLMSLKEGYKKSSKVVFKAPIREKKSVVVNGIDLLENVPPRTENELLRMFFRQQDEIRRLKEELAQKDIRLRQLQLELKNLRNNPKNC
- the Coro2b gene encoding coronin-2B isoform X4 translates to MIPALGRLEQTGRIEPNYPKVCGHQGNVLDIKWNPFIDNIIASCSEDTSVRIWEIPEGGLKRNMTEALLELHGHSRRVGLVEWHPTTNNILFSAGYDYKVLIWNLDIGEPVKMIDCHTDVILCMSFNTDGSLLTTTCKDKKLRVIEPRSGRVLQEANCKNHRVNRVVFLGNMKRLLTTGVSRWNTRQIALWDQEDLSMPMIEEEIDGLSGLLFPFYDADTHMLYLAGKGDGNIRYYEISTEKPYLSYLMEFRSPAPQKGLGVMPKHGLDVSACEVFRFYKLVTLKGLIEPISMIVPRRSDSYQEDIYPMTPGTEPALTPDEWLGGINRDPVLMSLKEGYKKSSKVVFKAPIREKKSVVVNGIDLLENVPPRTENELLRMFFRQQDEIRRLKEELAQKDIRLRQLQLELKNLRNNPKNC